From one Streptomyces sp. N50 genomic stretch:
- a CDS encoding Lrp/AsnC family transcriptional regulator, whose amino-acid sequence MMDEVDGKILRALQCAPRASFRLIGEVAGVSEQTAARRFHALRRSGVMRVVGLVDPAVHGDARWVARIRCRPDRVGPLADALARRPDIAYAGLASGGSEIICVMSAPVHVTRDDVLLRQLPKSASVLDVSIDLLIHPFGTSGQSDWTGYGGRLTADQIRQLVGERPDFPAGPPVRLTDEDTPLLDALAEDGRATHTQLADVTGWSTARVARRLDALEHSGALAYDVELLSARLGFALNATLWLRVAPARLERVGEELADHDEVAFAAAISGDSNVMVVVICRDTEDLYRYLTTKVAAVAGIDGYGVSVHVHRLKQATSLISRGRLVPPAFA is encoded by the coding sequence ATGATGGACGAAGTCGACGGGAAAATCCTCCGCGCGCTGCAGTGCGCGCCGCGCGCCTCGTTCCGGCTGATCGGCGAGGTGGCCGGGGTCTCGGAACAGACCGCGGCCCGCCGTTTCCACGCCCTGCGCCGTTCCGGGGTGATGCGGGTGGTCGGCCTGGTCGACCCCGCCGTCCACGGTGACGCGCGCTGGGTGGCCCGGATCCGCTGCCGCCCCGACCGGGTCGGCCCGCTCGCCGACGCGCTCGCCCGCCGGCCCGACATCGCCTACGCGGGCCTCGCGTCCGGCGGTTCGGAGATCATCTGCGTCATGAGCGCGCCGGTGCACGTGACGCGCGACGACGTCCTGCTGCGTCAACTGCCCAAGTCCGCCTCGGTCCTCGACGTGAGCATCGACCTGCTCATCCACCCCTTCGGCACATCGGGACAGAGCGACTGGACGGGCTACGGCGGTCGCCTGACGGCCGATCAGATCCGTCAACTCGTGGGCGAGCGGCCCGACTTCCCCGCCGGACCACCCGTACGCCTCACCGACGAGGACACCCCGCTGCTCGACGCGCTCGCGGAGGACGGCCGCGCCACGCACACCCAGCTCGCCGACGTCACCGGCTGGTCCACGGCCCGCGTGGCCCGCCGACTGGACGCCCTGGAGCACTCAGGAGCCCTCGCCTACGACGTCGAACTGCTCTCCGCGCGCCTCGGGTTCGCGCTCAACGCCACCCTGTGGCTGCGCGTCGCCCCGGCCCGCCTCGAACGCGTCGGTGAGGAACTCGCGGACCACGACGAGGTCGCCTTCGCCGCCGCCATCAGCGGCGACTCCAATGTCATGGTCGTCGTCATCTGCCGTGACACGGAGGATCTCTACCGGTATCTGACCACCAAGGTCGCCGCCGTCGCGGGCATCGACGGCTACGGCGTGAGCGTCCACGTCCACCGCCTGAAGCAGGCCACCTCGCTCATCTCACGCGGGCGACTGGTGCCCCCGGCGTTCGCGTAG
- a CDS encoding jacalin-like lectin — protein MRRLLACLAAAAAALGGITVAAATPAAAATSGSFSVLTYNVAGLPESLSSASTPRDTSTTAIGTRIAPYDIVNVQEDFNYHAYLYSTDTHPYRTATSGGAGIGSGLNTVSNYAWDGDDFERVGWNSCQIDSGDCLTPKGFTFMRERLSEGVYVDFYNLHTNAGTNDGDEASRADNLAQLTTFIQSHSAGNAVVVMGDTNTRYTRSADTIAEFGAANGLTDAWVKLIRGGVAPVKGSDALVCDQTGATVPNTCEVVDKVLYRSSKLVTLNATSYNNEHAKFLTSDGLMLSDHDPITVGFTWSQNADYQLSDQFGGPHGDYYQDINSVPAAARATTISLRSGSRVDQVGITLANGTTLTHGGTGGTASSLTLGSGEYVTSAYLCESKYNDTTRIFYAKFTTNLGNTLAGGTTTSDCVTRTAPSGWQIAGFHGRSGDEVDKVGFIYTKR, from the coding sequence ATGCGCAGACTTCTCGCCTGTCTGGCGGCCGCAGCCGCGGCCCTGGGCGGGATCACGGTGGCCGCCGCGACCCCGGCCGCCGCCGCAACGTCGGGCAGCTTCAGCGTGCTCACCTACAACGTCGCCGGGCTCCCGGAGTCGTTGTCCAGCGCCTCGACGCCGCGGGACACGAGCACCACCGCGATTGGCACGCGCATCGCCCCGTACGACATCGTGAACGTGCAGGAGGACTTCAACTACCACGCCTACCTGTACTCCACCGACACCCACCCCTACCGCACCGCGACCAGCGGCGGCGCCGGTATCGGCAGCGGGCTCAACACCGTCTCCAACTACGCCTGGGACGGCGACGACTTCGAGCGGGTCGGCTGGAACTCCTGCCAGATCGACTCGGGCGACTGCCTGACGCCGAAGGGCTTCACCTTCATGCGGGAGCGGCTGTCCGAGGGGGTGTACGTCGACTTCTACAACCTGCACACCAACGCGGGGACGAACGACGGCGACGAGGCCTCCCGTGCGGACAACCTGGCCCAGTTGACCACCTTCATCCAGTCCCACTCCGCGGGCAACGCGGTCGTCGTCATGGGTGACACCAACACCCGTTACACCCGATCCGCCGACACCATCGCGGAGTTCGGCGCGGCCAACGGACTCACCGACGCCTGGGTCAAGCTGATCCGCGGCGGCGTCGCGCCGGTCAAGGGCAGCGACGCGCTGGTGTGCGACCAGACCGGGGCCACCGTGCCCAACACCTGCGAGGTCGTGGACAAGGTCCTCTACCGCAGCAGCAAGCTGGTCACGCTGAACGCGACGTCGTACAACAACGAGCACGCCAAGTTCCTGACCTCGGACGGGCTGATGCTCTCCGACCACGACCCGATCACGGTCGGCTTCACCTGGTCGCAGAACGCGGACTACCAGCTCAGCGACCAGTTCGGCGGCCCGCACGGCGACTACTACCAGGACATCAACAGTGTCCCGGCGGCCGCCCGCGCCACCACGATCTCGCTGCGCTCCGGCTCCCGCGTCGACCAGGTCGGCATCACCCTCGCCAACGGCACCACCCTCACCCACGGCGGCACGGGCGGCACCGCGTCCTCGCTGACGCTGGGCAGCGGCGAGTACGTGACGTCGGCGTACCTGTGCGAGAGCAAGTACAACGACACCACGCGGATCTTCTACGCCAAGTTCACCACCAACCTGGGCAACACCCTGGCCGGTGGCACCACCACCTCGGACTGCGTGACCCGCACCGCCCCGTCCGGCTGGCAGATCGCCGGCTTCCACGGGCGCTCCGGCGACGAGGTCGACAAGGTCGGCTTCATCTACACCAAGCGCTGA
- a CDS encoding helix-turn-helix domain-containing protein, with product MKELAGRLTALDPDAGAAVRVIGYFDRLAESRAGLEALVRGAAVLAGCAARLVDAERRVRVRVEADGTRRDSATPPDPAWPSAALTPGGVSALWLERTAQAAPSVVDAVILERAAGAVRLVLDRTRGRVPADDPELIETLLDATAPEAARLHAARRLGLDPADPATRARVVAPLDGSPRVVAAPRETTGTSGPRTASDSDTHLTPDGFGPQPPHADAELPVGRLGIGPAVPVLDLPRSWAAARTALRFTADGTAQDPGQRIVHADELGGVALLAELVAPGAEPPPDVRDVEAAAVNAPWLLATLNAVATTTSLRAAATEINVHHSTLQDRLTHAESLLGWPVRTPQGRLRLQLALTMRHLARP from the coding sequence ATGAAAGAGCTGGCCGGGCGCCTGACCGCGCTGGATCCGGACGCCGGTGCCGCCGTGCGGGTCATCGGGTACTTCGATCGGCTTGCCGAGTCGCGGGCCGGGCTCGAGGCGCTGGTGCGCGGGGCGGCGGTGCTGGCCGGGTGTGCCGCGCGGCTGGTCGACGCCGAGCGGCGGGTCCGGGTGCGGGTCGAGGCGGACGGTACGCGCAGGGACAGCGCGACGCCGCCGGATCCCGCCTGGCCGTCCGCCGCGCTGACGCCGGGCGGGGTCTCCGCGCTCTGGCTGGAGCGTACGGCCCAGGCCGCGCCCAGTGTCGTCGACGCGGTGATCCTTGAGCGGGCCGCCGGTGCCGTACGGCTCGTGCTCGATCGCACCCGGGGCCGGGTTCCCGCCGACGACCCGGAGCTGATCGAGACCCTTCTCGACGCGACCGCTCCCGAGGCGGCCCGGCTGCACGCTGCCCGCCGCCTCGGCCTCGACCCCGCCGACCCCGCGACCCGCGCCAGGGTCGTCGCCCCGCTCGACGGATCGCCCCGGGTCGTCGCCGCGCCCCGGGAGACCACAGGTACGTCCGGTCCGCGAACCGCCTCGGACAGTGACACGCACCTGACCCCGGACGGCTTCGGCCCTCAACCACCGCACGCGGACGCCGAGTTGCCCGTCGGCCGACTTGGCATCGGCCCCGCCGTCCCCGTCCTGGACCTGCCCCGCTCCTGGGCAGCCGCCCGCACCGCCCTCCGCTTCACCGCCGACGGCACCGCACAGGACCCCGGCCAGCGCATCGTGCACGCCGACGAGCTCGGCGGCGTCGCCCTCCTCGCCGAACTGGTCGCACCGGGTGCCGAACCGCCGCCCGACGTCCGTGATGTGGAAGCGGCGGCGGTCAACGCGCCCTGGCTGCTGGCCACTCTGAACGCCGTCGCCACCACGACCAGCCTGCGCGCGGCGGCCACCGAGATCAACGTCCACCACTCCACGCTCCAGGACCGGTTGACCCACGCGGAGTCCCTCCTGGGCTGGCCGGTACGCACTCCACAGGGGCGACTACGGCTCCAACTCGCCCTGACCATGCGGCACTTGGCGCGACCGTAG
- a CDS encoding TerC family protein → MNISLTVWVLTIAALCALVGVDFLIGRKPHDVSVKEAGIWTVVWVVLACLFGLGLLIYGGSGPTGEFFAGYITEKSLSVDNLFVFVLIMGKFAVPSQYQQRVLMVGVLVALVLRAGFIAAGAAIISTFSWVFYLFGAFLIWTAWKLVQDARKGHGNDEYEENKLLKIAERRFGVADRYHGTKLFITENGKRIMTPMLVVMLAIGSTDVLFALDSIPAIYGLTQDPYIVFTANAFALMGLRQLYFLIGGLLKKLVHLSYGLSIILGFIGVKLVLHALHESGVHVPEISIPFSLGFIVLVLAVTTFTSLRATRTRSA, encoded by the coding sequence GTGAACATCTCCCTGACCGTCTGGGTGCTGACGATCGCCGCCCTGTGCGCCCTCGTCGGCGTCGACTTCCTCATCGGCCGCAAACCCCACGACGTCTCCGTCAAGGAAGCCGGGATCTGGACCGTGGTCTGGGTCGTCCTGGCCTGCCTGTTCGGACTCGGACTGCTCATCTACGGCGGGAGCGGGCCGACCGGGGAGTTCTTCGCCGGGTACATCACCGAGAAGTCGCTGAGCGTCGACAACCTCTTCGTCTTCGTGCTGATCATGGGCAAGTTCGCGGTGCCCTCGCAGTACCAGCAACGGGTGTTGATGGTCGGGGTCCTCGTCGCCCTCGTGCTGCGCGCCGGGTTCATCGCGGCCGGTGCCGCGATCATCTCCACGTTCTCCTGGGTCTTCTACCTCTTCGGCGCGTTCCTGATCTGGACCGCCTGGAAGCTCGTCCAGGACGCCCGCAAGGGCCACGGGAACGACGAGTACGAGGAGAACAAGCTGCTCAAGATCGCCGAACGCCGCTTCGGCGTGGCCGACCGTTACCACGGCACCAAGCTGTTCATCACGGAGAACGGCAAGCGCATCATGACCCCGATGCTGGTCGTGATGCTCGCCATCGGCTCCACCGACGTGCTCTTCGCGCTCGACTCCATCCCCGCGATCTACGGCCTCACCCAGGACCCGTACATCGTCTTCACCGCCAACGCCTTCGCCCTGATGGGCCTGCGCCAGCTGTACTTCCTCATCGGCGGCCTGCTGAAGAAGCTCGTCCACCTCAGCTACGGCCTGTCGATCATCCTCGGCTTCATCGGCGTCAAACTGGTGCTGCACGCCCTGCACGAGTCCGGTGTCCACGTCCCGGAGATCTCCATCCCCTTCTCTCTCGGCTTCATCGTGCTCGTGCTCGCGGTGACGACGTTCACCAGCCTGCGCGCCACGAGGACGCGGAGCGCTTGA
- a CDS encoding LLM class F420-dependent oxidoreductase produces MRVGVHINRFNHPGGATAVGPELAAAGAAAEAAGVSWLSVMDHYFQMEFNGGAEDAMLEAYTTLGFLAGNTSTVRLGALVTGVTYRQPGLLAKIATTLDVLSGGRATLGIGAAWYDREHHGLGVHYPPVAERFERLEETLRICLQMWDPETNGPFEGKHYRLAETLCVPAPISSPHPEIMIGGGGEKKTLRLVAQYADACNLIVSTPDELRHKLDVLRGHCDNLGRDYDRIRKTIVHGGESVTAGDVDAFLGEIDGFTKLGVDTVILGPRTGEPVEWIERFVAPVVPRLAELD; encoded by the coding sequence ATGCGCGTCGGCGTACACATCAACCGGTTCAACCATCCCGGAGGCGCGACGGCGGTCGGGCCCGAGCTGGCCGCCGCGGGCGCCGCGGCCGAGGCGGCGGGCGTCAGCTGGCTCTCGGTGATGGACCACTACTTCCAGATGGAGTTCAACGGCGGCGCCGAGGACGCCATGCTGGAGGCCTACACCACGCTCGGCTTCCTGGCCGGCAACACCTCCACGGTCCGACTGGGCGCGCTGGTCACGGGAGTGACGTACCGTCAGCCCGGACTTCTCGCGAAGATCGCCACCACGCTCGACGTCCTGTCCGGCGGCCGGGCCACGCTCGGTATCGGGGCGGCCTGGTACGACCGCGAGCACCACGGTCTCGGCGTGCACTACCCGCCGGTCGCGGAGCGGTTCGAGCGGCTGGAGGAGACCCTGCGGATCTGTCTGCAGATGTGGGACCCGGAGACGAACGGCCCCTTCGAGGGCAAGCACTACCGGCTCGCCGAGACGCTGTGCGTGCCCGCGCCGATCAGCAGTCCGCACCCCGAGATCATGATCGGTGGGGGAGGGGAGAAGAAGACCCTCCGGCTGGTCGCCCAGTACGCCGACGCCTGCAACCTGATCGTGTCGACGCCGGACGAGCTGCGCCACAAGCTCGACGTGCTGCGCGGTCACTGCGACAACCTGGGGCGCGACTACGACCGTATCCGCAAGACGATCGTCCACGGCGGCGAGTCGGTCACGGCGGGTGACGTCGACGCCTTCCTCGGGGAGATCGACGGCTTCACGAAGCTCGGTGTCGACACGGTCATCCTGGGTCCGCGCACGGGCGAACCGGTCGAGTGGATCGAGCGGTTCGTGGCGCCGGTGGTGCCGCGGCTGGCCGAACTGGACTGA
- a CDS encoding NAD(P)H-dependent oxidoreductase, protein MSVRILALVGSLRAGSHNRQLAEAAVKFAPEGSDIEIFEGLAEIPFYNEDIDVEGNVPAAAAKLREAAGSADAFLFFSPEYNGTIPAVLKNAIDWLSRPYGASGFGGKPVVVVGTAYGQFGGVWAQDEARKAVGIAGGKVIEEIKLSIPSSVVRFAETHPSEDAEVVAQLTEVLSQLKGHAGEAVAA, encoded by the coding sequence ATGTCTGTTCGTATCCTCGCGCTCGTCGGCAGCCTGCGTGCCGGCTCGCACAACCGCCAGCTCGCCGAGGCCGCCGTGAAGTTCGCGCCCGAGGGCTCCGACATCGAGATCTTCGAGGGTCTCGCCGAGATCCCGTTCTACAACGAGGACATCGACGTCGAGGGCAACGTCCCGGCCGCCGCCGCCAAGCTCCGCGAGGCCGCCGGCTCCGCCGACGCGTTCCTCTTCTTCTCCCCCGAGTACAACGGCACCATCCCGGCCGTCCTGAAGAACGCCATCGACTGGCTGTCCCGCCCCTACGGCGCCAGCGGCTTCGGCGGAAAGCCGGTCGTCGTGGTCGGCACCGCGTACGGCCAGTTCGGCGGCGTGTGGGCGCAGGACGAGGCCCGCAAGGCCGTGGGCATCGCCGGCGGCAAGGTCATCGAGGAGATCAAGCTCTCGATCCCCAGCTCCGTGGTCCGCTTCGCCGAGACCCACCCGTCCGAGGACGCCGAGGTCGTGGCCCAGCTGACCGAGGTCCTCTCCCAGCTGAAGGGCCACGCGGGCGAGGCCGTAGCCGCCTGA
- a CDS encoding helix-turn-helix domain-containing protein: MLYAVFMSSALPPFPKPEESIGEPQLLEVRSYADEPCLRADAARNRAKLLEAAARLIAEHGVAGVTMEAVAAAAQVGKGTVFRRFGDRTGLLMALLDHSAQTLQADFLGGPPPLGPGAPPVERLRAFGVAVLYRHAEQLDLQLAAQPEPTRRFAHSALRALRTHVTVLLRQIVPDADCELLSHTLMAYLDPALIHHLTRQCGMPMERLEIGWIDLVDRVTGAQAAG; encoded by the coding sequence GTGCTTTACGCTGTCTTCATGTCCAGCGCCCTGCCGCCCTTTCCGAAGCCCGAGGAGTCGATAGGCGAACCCCAGTTGCTGGAGGTCCGCTCCTACGCCGACGAGCCCTGCCTGCGTGCCGACGCGGCCCGCAACCGCGCCAAGCTGCTGGAGGCCGCGGCCCGGCTGATCGCCGAGCACGGGGTGGCCGGCGTCACCATGGAGGCCGTGGCCGCCGCCGCCCAGGTCGGCAAGGGAACCGTCTTCCGCCGCTTCGGCGACCGCACCGGCCTGCTGATGGCGCTGCTCGACCACTCCGCGCAGACGCTCCAGGCCGACTTCCTCGGCGGCCCGCCCCCGCTGGGGCCCGGCGCCCCGCCGGTCGAGCGGCTGCGGGCGTTCGGTGTGGCCGTGCTGTACCGGCACGCCGAGCAGCTGGACCTGCAACTGGCCGCGCAGCCGGAGCCCACCCGCCGGTTCGCCCACTCGGCACTCCGCGCGCTGCGCACGCACGTCACGGTGCTGCTCCGGCAGATCGTGCCGGACGCCGACTGCGAGCTGCTGTCCCACACGCTCATGGCATATCTGGATCCGGCCCTGATCCATCACCTGACGAGGCAGTGCGGGATGCCCATGGAACGGCTGGAGATCGGCTGGATCGACCTTGTCGACCGGGTGACGGGGGCTCAGGCGGCTGGCTGA
- a CDS encoding NAD(P)/FAD-dependent oxidoreductase: MTTPHHPIAIVGGGLGGLTLARVLHVNGVEAAVFDLDASPAARTQGGMLDIHDDSGQPALRAAGLYEEFRALVHPGGESTRVLDKTGTVLLDDPDDGTGGRPEVDRGQLRDLLLGSLPEGTVRWGAKVTGARPLDGGRHEVTLADGTSFTTGLLIGADGAWSRIRPLLSDAKPAYVGISFVEVDLPDADVRHPVSAEVVGGGMMMALGAGKGFLAHRETDGSLHIYVALAVPEDAFDGVDFTDTEAGKAYTLDHFADWDKSLRALLADADGPLTPRQIHALPIGHRWERVPGVTLLGDAAHVMSPFAGVGANLAMLDGAELGQALAAHPGDTEAALAAYEAKLFPRSEESAAESAANGILMFDEDAPQGMLDFFASVAG, translated from the coding sequence ATGACCACTCCCCATCACCCCATCGCGATCGTCGGCGGCGGACTCGGCGGGCTCACGCTCGCCCGCGTCCTGCACGTCAACGGCGTCGAGGCCGCCGTCTTCGACCTGGACGCCTCCCCCGCCGCGCGCACCCAGGGCGGCATGCTCGACATCCACGACGACTCGGGCCAGCCGGCACTGCGCGCGGCGGGCCTGTACGAGGAGTTCCGCGCGCTGGTCCACCCGGGCGGCGAGAGCACCCGCGTCCTCGACAAGACCGGCACGGTCCTTCTGGACGACCCCGACGACGGCACCGGCGGCCGCCCCGAGGTGGACCGCGGCCAGCTGCGCGACCTGCTGCTCGGCTCACTGCCCGAGGGCACCGTCCGCTGGGGCGCGAAGGTCACCGGCGCCCGCCCGCTCGACGGGGGCCGGCACGAGGTGACACTCGCGGACGGCACCTCGTTCACCACCGGTCTCCTCATCGGCGCGGACGGCGCCTGGTCCAGGATCCGCCCCCTCCTCTCGGACGCGAAGCCCGCGTACGTCGGCATCTCGTTCGTCGAGGTGGACCTGCCGGACGCCGACGTACGGCATCCCGTGAGCGCCGAGGTCGTCGGCGGCGGCATGATGATGGCGCTCGGCGCGGGCAAGGGCTTCCTGGCCCACCGCGAGACCGACGGCAGCCTGCACATCTACGTCGCGCTGGCCGTCCCCGAGGACGCGTTCGACGGCGTCGACTTCACGGACACCGAGGCGGGAAAGGCGTACACACTGGACCACTTCGCGGACTGGGACAAGAGCCTGCGGGCGCTGCTCGCCGACGCCGACGGGCCGCTGACCCCGCGCCAGATCCACGCCCTGCCGATCGGACACCGCTGGGAGCGGGTGCCCGGGGTCACGCTGCTGGGCGACGCGGCCCACGTGATGTCGCCGTTCGCGGGCGTGGGCGCCAACCTCGCCATGCTCGACGGCGCCGAACTGGGCCAGGCGCTGGCCGCGCACCCGGGCGACACCGAGGCCGCACTGGCCGCCTACGAGGCGAAGCTGTTCCCGCGCAGCGAGGAGTCGGCGGCCGAGTCCGCGGCGAACGGGATCCTGATGTTCGACGAGGACGCCCCGCAGGGCATGCTCGACTTCTTCGCGAGCGTTGCTGGCTGA
- a CDS encoding TetR/AcrR family transcriptional regulator: MTARPDTPRSRRDRPAKPALSREGIVAAAVAVLRAEGLKKVTMRRLAQDLDTGPASLYVYVRNTAELHAAVLDELLGTIGPAPTEGSWRERVEQVLTAYTAMLFEHPSLARSALTAWPSGPHYLNLIETLLTLLDEGGVPPAQAAWGVDLLLQQATATAAEHSGDDTARDDWDALTDAVRNASDRTHPHIAARSGDLLAGAPPARLSWRFQALINGIEQTAVPN; encoded by the coding sequence ATGACAGCTCGCCCCGACACCCCGCGCAGCCGCCGTGACCGGCCGGCGAAACCCGCCCTGAGCAGGGAGGGCATCGTCGCCGCCGCCGTCGCGGTGCTGCGTGCCGAGGGTCTGAAGAAGGTCACCATGCGGCGCCTGGCCCAGGACCTCGACACCGGTCCGGCCTCGTTGTACGTGTACGTCCGCAACACCGCGGAGCTGCACGCGGCCGTGCTGGACGAGCTGCTCGGCACGATCGGGCCGGCGCCCACCGAGGGTTCCTGGCGCGAGCGGGTCGAGCAGGTGCTCACGGCGTACACCGCGATGCTCTTCGAGCACCCGAGCCTCGCCCGTTCGGCGCTGACCGCCTGGCCCAGCGGCCCGCACTACCTGAACCTGATCGAGACCCTGCTGACCCTGCTCGACGAGGGCGGCGTCCCGCCGGCGCAGGCCGCGTGGGGCGTGGACCTGCTGCTCCAGCAGGCCACCGCGACGGCCGCCGAGCACTCGGGCGACGACACCGCCCGGGACGACTGGGACGCCCTGACCGACGCCGTGCGCAACGCGTCCGACCGGACCCATCCGCACATCGCGGCCCGCTCCGGCGACCTGCTCGCCGGGGCGCCGCCGGCCCGCCTCTCCTGGCGATTCCAGGCACTGATCAACGGGATCGAGCAGACCGCCGTTCCCAACTGA
- a CDS encoding LacI family DNA-binding transcriptional regulator has protein sequence MVQIPKTPAAPSPAPRSVPTSADVARLAGVSRATVSYVLNNTSAVRISEPTRRRVHEAAKELGYVPHAAARSLRAGHSRMVLMPAPTVPVGLLYSQFINELQWALSRLDYTVVQHGSVGLRGDEAARAWAELRPVAVLVPGAGLGPQGVEVLKRSGARAVLTLGPEKVEGAHALLLDHEGVGHCAGAHLYARGRRRIGVVVPEEPGMGVFSRPRLDGVRRALLGTDATATELPLAYSEESAARIAARWRDLGLDAVFTYNDEYAMLLMRALQDEGIRIPEDTAVIGADDLMIGRLLRPRLSTVHIQLPSGHELAELVDTAVREPGGVPGTHELLGASVVHRDSS, from the coding sequence ATGGTGCAGATACCGAAAACGCCCGCAGCCCCGTCGCCCGCACCGCGCTCCGTGCCCACGAGCGCCGATGTGGCCCGCCTGGCCGGCGTCTCACGCGCGACCGTCTCCTACGTCCTCAACAACACCAGTGCCGTACGGATCAGCGAACCCACCCGGCGCCGCGTGCACGAGGCTGCCAAGGAACTCGGATACGTCCCGCACGCGGCGGCCCGCAGTCTGCGCGCCGGGCACAGCCGCATGGTGCTGATGCCGGCGCCGACCGTGCCGGTGGGGCTCCTCTACAGCCAGTTCATCAACGAACTCCAGTGGGCGCTCAGCCGTCTCGACTACACGGTCGTGCAGCACGGGTCCGTCGGTCTGCGCGGCGACGAGGCCGCCCGCGCCTGGGCCGAACTGCGCCCGGTCGCCGTCCTGGTGCCCGGCGCGGGGCTCGGCCCGCAGGGCGTCGAGGTCCTCAAGCGCTCCGGTGCGCGGGCCGTCCTCACGCTCGGCCCCGAGAAGGTCGAGGGCGCTCACGCCCTGCTCCTCGACCACGAGGGTGTCGGCCACTGCGCCGGCGCGCATCTGTACGCCCGCGGCCGGCGCCGGATCGGCGTGGTCGTGCCCGAGGAGCCCGGCATGGGGGTCTTCTCCAGGCCCCGCCTCGACGGTGTGCGCCGCGCCCTGCTCGGCACGGACGCCACGGCGACCGAACTCCCGCTCGCCTACAGCGAGGAGAGCGCCGCCCGGATCGCCGCACGCTGGCGCGATCTCGGCCTCGACGCGGTGTTCACGTACAACGACGAGTACGCGATGCTGCTGATGCGCGCTCTCCAGGACGAGGGCATCCGCATCCCCGAGGACACGGCCGTGATCGGCGCCGACGACCTCATGATCGGCCGCCTGCTGCGCCCGCGCCTGAGCACCGTCCACATCCAGCTGCCCTCCGGCCACGAACTGGCCGAACTGGTCGACACCGCGGTCCGCGAACCGGGCGGGGTACCGGGCACACACGAACTCCTCGGCGCGTCGGTGGTACACCGCGACTCCAGCTGA
- the trxA gene encoding thioredoxin yields MSSTVELTKENFDQTVTDNDFVLIDFWASWCGPCRQFAPVYEKAADENPDLVFGKIDTEAQPELAQAFGIQSIPTLMIVRDRVAVFAQPGALPEAALTDVIGQARKLDMDEVRKSVAEQQEQAEQNGQ; encoded by the coding sequence ATGAGCAGCACCGTGGAGCTCACCAAGGAGAACTTCGACCAGACGGTCACGGACAACGACTTCGTCCTGATCGACTTCTGGGCGTCCTGGTGCGGGCCGTGCCGTCAGTTCGCCCCGGTCTACGAGAAGGCGGCCGACGAGAACCCGGACCTCGTCTTCGGCAAGATCGACACCGAGGCCCAGCCCGAGCTGGCACAGGCCTTCGGCATCCAGTCGATCCCCACGCTGATGATCGTCCGTGACCGCGTCGCCGTGTTCGCCCAGCCCGGCGCCCTGCCGGAGGCCGCCCTGACGGACGTCATCGGCCAGGCCCGCAAGCTCGACATGGACGAGGTCCGCAAGTCCGTCGCCGAGCAGCAGGAACAGGCCGAGCAGAACGGTCAGTAG
- a CDS encoding peptide deformylase encodes MALPSDRVPLAEQVEELLAVGGPLPIVSAGDPVLRSGIEPFDGQLEPALLARFVEALRVTMHEAPGVGVAAPQVGVGLRIAVIEDPAPVPDEVRVARGRVPQPFRVLVNPAYEPVGADRAAFFEGCLSVPGWQAVVARHASVRLTGQDEHGRAVDEVFTGWPARIVQHETDHLDGLLYLDRAELRSLSSNEAMAERWAQPTPGEASAALGFELP; translated from the coding sequence ATGGCACTTCCCAGTGATCGCGTACCCCTGGCCGAGCAGGTCGAGGAACTCCTCGCCGTCGGCGGCCCGTTGCCCATCGTCTCGGCCGGTGACCCGGTGCTCAGGAGCGGAATCGAGCCGTTCGACGGACAGTTGGAGCCGGCACTGCTGGCCCGGTTCGTCGAGGCGTTGCGCGTGACCATGCACGAGGCACCGGGCGTGGGTGTCGCGGCGCCGCAGGTCGGAGTCGGGCTGCGGATCGCGGTGATCGAGGATCCGGCGCCGGTGCCGGACGAGGTGCGGGTGGCGCGCGGGCGGGTCCCGCAGCCGTTCCGGGTGCTGGTCAACCCGGCGTACGAACCCGTCGGTGCCGACCGGGCCGCGTTCTTCGAGGGATGTCTGAGCGTGCCGGGCTGGCAGGCCGTGGTCGCACGGCACGCCTCGGTGCGGCTGACCGGGCAGGACGAGCACGGGCGGGCGGTGGACGAGGTCTTCACCGGGTGGCCCGCGCGGATCGTCCAGCACGAGACGGACCACCTCGACGGCCTGCTCTACCTGGACCGGGCCGAGCTGCGCTCGCTGTCCTCGAACGAGGCGATGGCGGAGCGCTGGGCGCAGCCGACACCGGGCGAGGCGTCGGCTGCGCTGGGCTTCGAGTTGCCGTAG